The Pseudoliparis swirei isolate HS2019 ecotype Mariana Trench chromosome 17, NWPU_hadal_v1, whole genome shotgun sequence sequence agttttattttcattttattgcatttttacaGTCGTATGTAATCCATACAGCTCAGGGGCGCCACTTTGCTGTTTTTAGCATCAATTTTACGAGTgactcaaataaaaaatgcaaactCTTTCTACCAGTCTGTCATTAGGCCACTTTGTTCAAGTTCTGTTTGTAAAACTGAAGAAGTCTTTAGTTTCTAGCTGCGCCTTCAGAGTCTTAATCCTCAAAGCTGCTCAGCTCCTACAGCAGAagtgtttgtttcttttaacgcttgttgttttatgtttttaaagggATGAAGGAAGAGAAATAATAATTCCAGGCTgggtgtatttattttattttttcagaatATATGCACTTCTCTCACTAAGCAATAAAGTGACTGATGGCTGGTGTGAGGAGGAGTAGCTCccagcacctcctccaccactgcAGGTGAAGCTGCCTAACACTGATGTCTCGCTGTTTTGAAAGGAGTTGTATTTATTACCCTGGTATTTCCCCCAAAGGATGCTGCTGTTTTAACACATTATTGGTTGGGCTAGTTGTTCAGGACTACTTTGTGAATATGCTGCATCAAAAAGCTTCTTCaaatgttttccatcattttgcTGTTTTCAACCAGATCAAAACTATTTCAATTCTTTGAAGTAACAACAAAAGGCACCATTAACTTCTCAAACAACCAGCAGCAGGAGAATTGAACTGCAACCTCAGAGCTGGACAGCGgctggggggcggagcctgtttccATGCAGCATCACATGTGAGCGCCAGGTGGGCCAGGCACTGGTCACCCTGTGAAGCACCTGGTTGGTTCCGCTGGCAGCGAGAGGTCATtgttctgtctcctgtgtttcTAACTAATAAACTACTGAATGGAACGGGGGTGGCTTATGTTAATGCAACTCAGGAGAATAGCACTTCGTACCAGTCACGTTCATTTGATAAGCGACTTGGGGcaacatgtaaataaacccCTAGAGTTGGACAGCTTTATGTTAATTGGCAACTTTAACTTTTGCTACAATAGAAAACAGACAAATCTGTCTGGTTGGAGACGAGTGGTGTCTCTTTTTTCTGGAGGCAGTCCATATTGTTAAAAGAAAGACCTTTAAGTTGGAAAAGATGCACTAATGACATACTAGATTAAATACTAAGGCAAATAAACTTCAACCGACCAGCGGTTTAACCTGCTGGATGTTTTGTGGAACTCTTCTCTCTATCACTTGAATAAGTGGTCGCCAACCTCCAAAGAGTCAACTGCGCAGGCGCAGCAGCGGCCTTTTGTTGTCCGTGAGACCATGTGGTGTCGCGGTGCTTACAGCCAGGCCTTCATAAGACGCTCTGGTGGCCCCAGTTCTCGCTTCCGGCCATCCCACCCTgaacacgcccgatctcgtctgatctcggaagctaagcagggtcgggcctggtcagtacttggatgggagaccgcctgggaataccaggtgctgtaagcgtTTTATTGTTTACTCTGAGAAAATATGAAACACGTTACAATCACTATGCAGTTACAATAATATTACTCATACAATGATCATACTTATACAGTGACTTTCTCCTATGATGTCCTAATGCATTCTTCGGAATATCCCTTATATAGTATATTATGTATGAATTACATACACACTAGGACACCCATGTGAAGTTAGGCGATTTCTCTTTAGAAAGTGTTGGTAATATAGTTTTATTATGCATAGATCTCACTATCTGGAGTTACGCGTCCCGACATGTGGAACGTAAATGTtcagagaaagaaggaaaaaagggcAACGTGATGTTCACTGTGGCAACGGCGCCCCCTGGCGGGCAGAGACGAGCATGACAGGAAGAGGACACAATAGAGACCTGCGGAACCCACACCGAATGGTTCATCTGGCGTATAACCACCGGAAACACTGTGtaccacacacagaaatactgtGTACTTCATACAGAAATACTGCGTACTTCATACAGAAATACTGTGTACTTCTTTGAGAAATACTGTGCTTCCCAACCGTATGGActtgacaacaacacaacaacacaaataacagAGTTACAGGTAATTTAATCCACAATCTAATCGTGTGTTCGTGAACAAATGAACAAAACTAACGACAAAGAAAatacttcacgtctcataagaCAAATCATTTAGCAACAGAAACATTGTTGAactcacaacaacaactttgGTGAGTTACAGCAGATATattcacaaacaacaacaatgcacaCGGTCCCCACAGCCACAAGATATGAAACACCTTTAAACTCAATTAAACGTTGATATGTTTAAATCTCATAATTTCTGAACTTCTGCAGCATGCTGGACGGGGAGTCAGCGGCCCAACGGAAACGCCGATGTCCGTAGTAGTCACCTGACAACAACGAGAAAAGTCAGtttaataaacaacaataaacaatcaaTATGATGGAGAAACATGTTGGACCTGTGTCACGCAGTATTGCATTTTATAATAAAGCTTTTATTGCATTAAGAGAAGAACAATTAGTGAAAGACATCCTCCTGCTGGTCACTTCCAACTTTGTATATTCGATGCAAACAACACCattgtgtgtttagttgtttACATAAGTCATGCGGTGCATTGTTGTTTTAAAGTCATAGTCTGCATGGAGATACTACGGTTTCTGTTGGTATCCAAACGCAGTTCTCAGAAACAGGAGAGTAGACGTTCCCATTCCTTTGAGGATATTTTGGAGTTGACTAACTTGCGGAAGGCTCAGCATCATAGGAAGAGATCCTCGGAGCTCCTGGCCCAGCATGGAGCTCCTCTGCTTGGGGAGAGACTCCTTCATGTGAAGACTCCAGCGTGGGCTCCTTCTTACTCCTCACGGCCCAGTGCATCGACTGCAGATACAGCACCAGGctttatgattatgatatatatatatatgcacatacatatatacatatatatttatatgtatatatacactaccgttcaaaagtttgggatcacccagacaatttcgtgatttccatgaaaactcacacttttatttatcaaatgagttgcaaaatgtatagaaaatatagtcaagacattgacgaggttagaaataatgatttgtatttgaagtattaatttttttcttcaaactttgctttcgtcaaagaatgctccttttgcagcaatgacagcattgcagacctttggcattctagctgttaatttgttgaggtaatctgttgaaatgtcaccccacgcttcctgaagcacctccacaagttggattggcttgatgggcacttcttgaggaccatacggtcaagctgctcccacaacagctcaatggggttgagatctggtgactggccactccattacagacagcaagctgcctgcttcttccctcaatagttcttcacaatgtggaggtgtgctttgggtcattgtcctgttggaggaggacattggctccaatcaagcgctgcccacagggtatggcatggcgttgcaaaatggagtgacagccttccttatttaaaatcccttttacctggtacctcccactttaccagcaccaaagcagccccagaccatcacattacctccaccatgcttgacagatggtgtcaggcactcttccagcatcttttcacctgttctgcgtctcacaaatgttcttctgtgtgatccaaacacctcaaacttggattcatctgtccagaacacctttttccaatcttcctctgtccaatgcctgtgttcttttgcccataccaatcttttcttttcattggccagtctcagatatggctttttctttgccactctgcctagaaggccagcatcccggagtcgcctcttcactgtcgacgttgacactggcgttttgcgggtagcATTtgaagaagctgccagttgaggacctgtgaggcgtctatttctcaaattagagactctaatgtacttgtcttcttgctgagttgtgcaccggggcctcccacttctctttctgctctggttagagcccgtttgtgctgtaggaaattttcagtttctttgcaatttctcgcatggaatagccttcatttctaagaacaagaatagactggcgagtttcacaggaaacttctttttttctggtcattttgagagtcttatcaaacccacaaatgtgatgctccagataatcaactagctcaaaggaaggccagttttatagcttctctcatcagcaaaacagttttcagctgtgctaacataattgcacaagggttttcaagggttttctaatcatccattagtcttctaaggcgattagtaaacacaatgtaccattagaacactggagtgatagttgctggaaatgggcctctatacaccgatggagatatttcattagaaaccagacgtttccacctagaatagtcatttaccacattaacaatgtatagagtgtatttctgattgatttaatgttatctccattgaaaaaaacaatgcttttctttgaaaaataaggacatttctaagtgatcccaaacttttgaacggtagtgtatatgtgtgtatatatatatatacatatatatacatatatgtatacatatatgtatatatatatatgtatacatatatgtatacatatatatattatatatatatgtatatactagtCAAGACATCACATACCGTTTTAACAGAGTCATTCAAGGACTGCCAGTCATGAAAAGAAATAGTAACTCCACTTCTTGTCCACAGGTCAtagttttttcttttggtttcgTTGCATAAAACCTCTTTGGCTTTCTGCAGGTTTTGGAAATTGGCCACtggcagaaagaaagaagatatCAGGGTCCAGAACGATCATTATGCCTTCCGAATGAGGTAATAAAAGCACTCTGATTTGCATGAAGTTGCAGCTTTAAATTAACATAATTTGCTTTGAAGTCGAGACATCAGAAAGAGGCATTAACTGGAATAAGTGCAGCCAAGTGTTCCTGGGGAGAACAGGCTCTCTTATTTCTGCATCTGAGCCGATGGCTGCGGTACCTGCTCCGGGGTCGTCTGGGTGTCTGTCCGGGTGGCATGCCAAAGCTCGGATCTTGTATTCATTCAGAATTTGTTCAGTCTGAAAGGAAAAATGTCACAGAAAGTTAAAAAAACGAGCGTTCGCCAAACTAAATATTTGGAATTCAGGAATCAGTTACTCATTTAGCTTTCAGGGGACACAAACATCTGGAAGGTCACAACAAATCCAGTGAGGACACAATCCAGTTAAAGGCCCTGATCCCTTGTGAAAATGcatattttacattaaaaatcAGATCGATCTCTACTGATCTTTCCTTTAGAGACAGTTCGCGTCGTATGACGTAATCACGCTCCTCAGCGCTGCAGGCAACGCGAGACGTTATGAATGTGACGTCGTCATCCTGATGTTTCCATCGGGTTGAAGGATGAATTATTTAAGACAAATGCTGTGATACGCGCGCGCGATGACGCACGACTGTTGGATCGGAGGAGACACAACTCATCTTCACGCTTACAGCTGGACATGTGTTGCATGATCCATTAACCTTCTGACTTATAGCCCGATGTTTTGGTTTGGACACCCAGCAAAGACTCATCCTAAAACCCACTGGCAACAACTTACCGACGACAATTCATCACATCCCAATAAGCCGTAAAAATCCTCCAAGTCCTCCGGGTTGCAGTTCAGAATAGTCTCCATAAAAGCTGTACTCAGATGTGTCTGCTCCTGGTTGTCACGGGGCTTTCAGATGTTAGGTTCAAGGTCTTCTGTTCAGTTGAGGCTCGCTCACGCGAATATATGTGCAACGTTTAtcttctctttgtttttaaattatttcccCAGCTGGTAGTGAGAACGGCCGGTGGTCAAAGCGCCGAGGCAGATCTCTCTGGAGGAAACGCAGCGGCTCTCGCCTCATGACGCACGTTGCGTTCACGTGTCTCCGCTACAGCCCCCGGCGCGAAGTTCAACCTATTCAAGGAATTAAAGCAAAAGCCGCCTTaataatgagaaaacacaacaattaACTCTGTaatataatgatgtatttgatgAGTGGGCTACTAATCGTTTGGTATAACCATAAAGCAAGTGGCCACATTATATGGATAAGAGAGCAGGAAGCATTGAGTTTGTTATTAAACACATATTCATGTGATCCTATAACATACCGTTATTTACGTAGCTCACGTGCTATTATCGCCACGTTGTACGCGTTTCATTCACAGATGCGTTGAAACGCCTCTGAGCTACATTCCTCTGACGGTGTTTGAAGGCAGCGATATGTTGTTATGGTTTTACGTCATCGAcgtaaaagggggaggagccagccgcCGCTACTGGTGGAGGATAAGTCACGTGCGCTATGCAAATGAGACAGCTGTCCAAGAGGAAGGCTCTGCGGGCTGAAGATGGCGGACGCAGAGACGAGTCTCGGAGCGGCCTGTTCGGGCGCTTCCGATATGGAGGAACCTTCCGCGAAAAGGTCGAAAATTAGCCCGGGAACGAGCTGCGGACCCACGGGCGCTCGAGAAGAAGAACCCTGCGGCGCCTCCGGGGCCACGGACAGCCGGGGAGCCGCCATTACAGGTACGCAAACAGCGCAGAACGAAGCGCAGCCGCGGTCGAGGCCCCGGCGGAGCCGGGCGCAGACAACAATGGACCGGGCCTGCCGCCGGTCCCCGGGCCGCGGAGCTGGACGGCGGCGCGGCGGGAACAGCGGAGGAGAGCGCGGGTACGTGCGCGAGACGTTGAGCCTCGCGCCGAGCGTCTCCGCGGCCTCGCGCGGCAACGCTCGGTTCACCAACTGAACGTAACGCGAACCGTTGTCGTTCTGGACATAAAACACGTCTTTAGCGTGACGTCAgctaaaaaacaaattaaaagaaacGCGTCACGAAGGTATTGAACGACGGCGCGGTTCTCCCCGGTAGCCGGTTCTCTCCGGTACGGAGGGTTCTTGTCTTTGTGGGCGACTCATCAGTCAGTGCAGCAGTAACTGGTAAAAACATGTCTAACAACATTAAGACAGGACATTATAATTTAAAacgagacatttaaaaaataactaataatatattaaacacCACACAGGCTCAGtgttgaggaggaagaggaggcagaggaggcttCCCCCCGGAAGAAGAGCCTCTGCTGGGCTCGTCACCGggtgtgatgtgttcagggaccAAGTGAAGTCTTTAGTAATGTGGAGcaggggcgtctctaggatGTGGATACGtctggggcttagccagtgcagcttagataggaaagtgacccacggcgagcgttgtcgacgggggggggggcggggctagtgagagtgtgctcacctgtgtgctcacctgtgtgctcacctgtgtgcgcggatgtgtcgcgcgtatcacggcagagcgatgcgcgttatgggagcggcggcgctgggctcagcccagaggagtggAGCAGCGacatgtgtagacatagaaacactcagaCAGCAGCCcgctgccagcctgactccgctgtattgggtgaatgacgtcacgtgcgacctggaggtgttaaccacttgtgtgccaaatcttttttcttttttttaaaattaacattcggggcaaattaaaaaacatccggggctttagccccgagtgttttagcctagggacgccactgatgTGGAGTCCCAGGATGCTGTGCACCTCCTCCAGGATGCTGTGCACCTCCTggatctcctccctctcttcccacaGAGAGGCGTCGTCTCCATGTCGGTGGTTGGATGACGTTGTGGTTCTCATCTCTagttttaatgaattaatttgaCTAACTTCTCCGTCCTCAGATTTCCTCGGTGGTGACGGTCTGGCCGTGTCGCCGGGCCGCCTCGACGAGGACCAGGACCGCCTTGACGGGGACCAGGACCGCCTCGACGAGGACCAGGACCGCCTCAACGAGGACCAGGACCGCCTTGACGGGGACCAGGACCGCCTCAACGAGGACGACGGCGGATCGTCGCACGCGAGCTCCAGCGACTGGGCGCCTCAGCCGCAGATAGGTAACTCTATCGGCTCTGACTTCATTCAGCAAAACAACTCTCCTAAGTCATGAGACAGAGTCCAGTCCGTAGtgacctctgtgtcctctgagtCCAGTCCGtagtgtcctgtgtcctctgagtCCAGTCcgtagtgtcctctgtgtcctctgagtCCAGTCCGTAGTGTCCTCTGAGTCCAGTCcgtagtgtcctctgtgtcctctgagtCCAGTCcgtagtgtcctctgtgtcctctgagcTGAGTCCAGTTCGTGGCGTGTACCACTGGAGAACAGAGTGGTTCtgagttctggttctggtccaggctcctACAGCTTCATCCAGCAGCACATCAGGGAGACGGACCCCCGTACCATCCTGAGGGAGCTGCTGCCAGAGACCGTGCTGCCGCCCGACCTGGACGACATGACGCTGTGGCAGATCATCATCAACATCTCCGAGCCGcccaagaggaagaagaggaaggacgtGAACACCTTGGAGGACGTGGTCCGGCTGCTGCACCAGAGCAAACGGATCCTGGTGCTGACCGGTGCCGGGGTACGCATGTCCAGCGACCGTGGTTCTGTTGAGTGTGTCGGAGGTCACGCGTGGTGCCGATGTAAATTAAGCCAGGaggcctgttgttgttgtgtaggtgTCGGTTTCTTGTGGAATACCAGATTTTCGCTCCAGAGATGGAATCTATGCCCGGCTCGCTGTGGACTTCCCGGACCTTCCAGACCCTCAGGCCATGTTCGACATCGAGTACTTCAGGCGGGACCCCAGACCCTTTTTCAAGTTTGCTAAGGTTTGTTCATTGTGTCCACTCCACAGACCAGGATGCATGATGTCATACACGTTGTTCAAATGATGTTCAAAAGTAATCGAGCGCCGTGAGGTCTGATGAAGACGTGCGTGGACACGGGCCCTCCTCAGACCTGGACCTGCGTACCTGGTCTCCCTGCACGGTTCTGGTCACACGGCAAGACGAGACCGGCCCTTTAGAGCTTCATCCCTCGATCACACGCAGCGTGTGAGGATGGTGACGAGATGCATCACACCCGGTCACCTTGTCTTCCGCTAGAAGTCCTATCTGACGTCTAGCTTGTGAGACGATAACAAAGGTTTAAAGTAGTCCGTTCTCCAGATGCTTCATGCAGTCGTCCTCTTCGTTGCAGGAGATCTACCCCGGCCAGTTCCAGCCCTCCCCGTGTCACAAGTTCATATCCATGCTGGATAAGCAGGGAAAGCTGCTGCGCAACTACACGCAGAACATCGACACGCTGGAGCAGGTGTCCGGCGTGGAGCGGATCATCCAGTGTCACGGTGAGTCGCCGCGCCGCGCGCACGCGCACAGCTGTCCATGGGACTGAAGGTCAGCCATCGTTTGTATTTCAGGGTCGTTTGCGACCGCTTCCTGTCTCGTTTGTAAACACAAAGTGGATTGTGAAGCGATCAGGGAAGACATCTTTAACCAGGTACGTATCCATGGCAACCGGTTCCCAGGTAACGCATCACACGGAGACACTGAGGACCTGCAGCGGTGGGAATGAAAAGGCACAACTTGCATCCTTTGCTATTTAATGGTTATTCCACGAAACGAGCATCTGCAGCGTAGACTGGTGCAGAACCGAGGAAGCCGACGCAAAGACGGCTTCAGTGTGAGggatctccaggaccaggaggagccATTTGGATGGAAACTCAAGAGATCCTTTTCCCTGCAGACATGTTGACTTGTAATCAATGCTGCGTTGCTTAATTAGCTTGAAAGTAGAAATATTTCCTGTTATGAGCTCCATCTGATTTTCTATGAAGGGTCTTTGAATTTTACCCaagaacaaaaaatatataaactaacTGGCAAGTCTAGAAAGGTCCGATAGGTTGGCCACGCACAATTTAAGATGGGGAGAAATCAAAGTGTGTCCCTGTTGAGCTGTATGCTTATCCTAAAACCAGTTTAGGACTCTGTGGTTGAAGTGCTTTGTTACTCTCTTCACCACAGCGTGGCGTACGTCTGTTAGTGTTGTGACCACCTGCCCACATGGTGGAGTCTTAATTTCAATAAATCATCGTCTCGACAGTCGGTGTCCGTTTTATTAACCTGCTGCAAATAATGTTAAAGTTAATCAAATTACAAAACCCTAACATATAAGATGATGCCTTTGTATTGGACACAAGAGGCTGATCCAGTGAGGCTGCTGGGTATCGTGTGGAAACTCCCGCCTAACAGTATTTATTTGTAACGCTCGTAACGTGAAATCCTTCCTCAGGTCGTCCCGCGCTGTCCACGCTGTCCGGACGTCCCCCTGGCCATCATGAAGCCTGACATCGTCTTCTTCGGGGAGAACCTTCCAGAGATGTTCCACAGGGCCATGAAGCAGGATAAAGATGAAGTGGACCTCTTGATCGTCATCGGCTCGTCCCTTAAAGTGCGCCCGGTGGCCCTCATCCCGAGTACGTGTGTGGATGTTTTCTGTCGGATGTCAGCCGTATGTTCCTCCTGCGCTCAACCCGACACTCTTCATCCCATCCAGACTCCATTCCACACGAAGTGCCTCAGGTCCTGATCAACAGGGAGCAGCTGCCTCACCTCAACTTCGACGTGGAGCTGCTCGGCGACTGCGACGTCATCGTCAACGAGCTCTGCCACCGGCTGGGCGGAGACTTCGAGCAGCTCTGCTACAACATCGTCAGACTCAGCGAGACCACGGAGAAACCGCCCCGGCTACCGGAGCCGCCGCCGAGCGAGGCCTCGCCCGCCgcggctcaggaggaggagcggcggctCATCACGGACTCTGTGACGCCGCCgccggaggagacggagagcctGAACGACGCCGCCGGTAGTGACGCCGCTCCTCCAGAGCCGTGTCCGGACGCTCGCTGCCCCAGCGAAGAGACGGCCGAGCCGGCAGAGTTACCGGCAGAAGACGCACCgccaagagaggaggaagaggaggaggaggaggagggcaccgCTGACGTAAAGAGCCAAACCTCCAACCTTGAGCTTCGCAGACGATGCTGGATGAGTCGAATCAACAGAAGTCCGATCAGCAAACGCCTTGAGAGTAAGTCAGAGTCCTCAGACGTGATCAGGCGCTGGATCCAACCGGTTGCTCGCCATTCACACCAGTCATCCAAGTTCCTTTTGCTTATGCAGCTGCTCAAGCCACGTCATCCCAATGTGTGGTTTTGAGTCCTCTCCAGACGTAGATCCCCTGAACAGGTGGTGTTGTTCCCCCACAGCGGCCCAGTACCTGTTCCAGGCCCCCAACCACTACATCTTCCACGGCGCCGAGGTCTACTCCGACTCCGAGGACGAGACGTCGAGCTCCTGCGGCAGCGACGAGTCCGactgcagcggcggcggcgaagAGGACGACAgcgaggagccggaggaggcggaggcgcTCGCCGCGGAGGGAGCGGCGCGCCTCCGAGACTCATTCCTCCGCGCGCTCGCCGACGAGGCGCCGAGCGCGCGGACGGACAGTACTTGTGATCAAACTCAAAGCACCACACCTCTTTGAATGGACCCAGTCCACTAAGCACTAATGCTCTTTCCTATATCTTTTTTGACTCATCAACCGtcctattattttttttttcataaagtTGAAATTGCTTGACAACTTCGATGACGACGGCAAGTTTTTCTTCACGAGCGTCGAGTCTGACGCGCTGTCGACTCCTGACGGCACGGAGCgtcctctagtccttcatgctcctctagtccttcatgctcctctagtccttcatgctcctctagtccttcatgctcctctagtccttcatgctcctctagtccttcatgctcctctagtccttcatgctcctctagtcctacacgctcctctagtccttcatgctcctctagtcctaCACGCTCCTCTAgttcttcatgctcctctagtcctacacgctcctctagtccttcatgctcctctagtccttcttcatgctcctctagtccttcatgcgcctctagtccttcatgctcctctagtccttcttcatgctcctctagtccttcatgcGCCTCTAGTCcttcttcatgctcctctagtccttcatgctcctctagtccttcatgctcctctagtccttcatgctcctctagtccttcatgctcctctagtccttcatgctcctctagtccttcatgctcctctagtccttcttcatgctcctctagtccttcatgctcctctagtccttcttcatgctcctctagtccttcttcatgctcctctagtccttcttcatgctcctctagtcc is a genomic window containing:
- the dnajc12 gene encoding dnaJ homolog subfamily C member 12 isoform X1, translating into METILNCNPEDLEDFYGLLGCDELSSTEQILNEYKIRALACHPDRHPDDPGAVANFQNLQKAKEVLCNETKRKNYDLWTRSGVTISFHDWQSLNDSVKTSMHWAVRSKKEPTLESSHEGVSPQAEELHAGPGAPRISSYDAEPSASDYYGHRRFRWAADSPSSMLQKFRNYEI
- the sirt1 gene encoding NAD-dependent protein deacetylase sirtuin-1 codes for the protein MADAETSLGAACSGASDMEEPSAKRSKISPGTSCGPTGAREEEPCGASGATDSRGAAITDFLGGDGLAVSPGRLDEDQDRLDGDQDRLDEDQDRLNEDQDRLDGDQDRLNEDDGGSSHASSSDWAPQPQIGSYSFIQQHIRETDPRTILRELLPETVLPPDLDDMTLWQIIINISEPPKRKKRKDVNTLEDVVRLLHQSKRILVLTGAGVSVSCGIPDFRSRDGIYARLAVDFPDLPDPQAMFDIEYFRRDPRPFFKFAKEIYPGQFQPSPCHKFISMLDKQGKLLRNYTQNIDTLEQVSGVERIIQCHGSFATASCLVCKHKVDCEAIREDIFNQVVPRCPRCPDVPLAIMKPDIVFFGENLPEMFHRAMKQDKDEVDLLIVIGSSLKVRPVALIPNSIPHEVPQVLINREQLPHLNFDVELLGDCDVIVNELCHRLGGDFEQLCYNIVRLSETTEKPPRLPEPPPSEASPAAAQEEERRLITDSVTPPPEETESLNDAAGSDAAPPEPCPDARCPSEETAEPAELPAEDAPPREEEEEEEEEGTADVKSQTSNLELRRRCWMSRINRSPISKRLETAQYLFQAPNHYIFHGAEVYSDSEDETSSSCGSDESDCSGGGEEDDSEEPEEAEALAAEGAARLRDSFLRALADEAPSARTDSTCDQTQSTTPL
- the dnajc12 gene encoding dnaJ homolog subfamily C member 12 isoform X2, which produces METILNCNPEDLEDFYGLLGCDELSSTEQILNEYKIRALACHPDRHPDDPGAVANFQNLQKAKEVLCNETKRKNYDLWTRSGVTISFHDWQSLNDSVKTVTTTDIGVSVGPLTPRPACCRSSEIMRFKHINV